The following are encoded in a window of Ruminiclostridium herbifermentans genomic DNA:
- a CDS encoding Na/Pi cotransporter family protein, protein MEILMNLLLMLGGVAVFMFGMKQMSSGLERSAGSGIRNLFKKINKNSIFNYGIGVGATALVQSSSASSIMTVGLAHANIVTVKQGSGFILGAKVGTTLTAFIFALSGISKGGFSISSVFAAVAFVGVIIVFSTNNETLNKIAPFLIGFGMLFIGMEVMGTAIGGADSTLSIQLSKVFKYEIMQNPILLVILGILFTGIIQSSTAATGVFIAFLATGVINNIDQSFFLVMGANIGTCSDGIMASLSTNANGKRIALFHLLTSVIGAVSFSIILVLFRTPIINIFESLFPQNPQFSLATFNLIYNTIYTLVLLIFIDPLVNLVTRLVKDKQQKLEEVSYIDEHFLQTPVVAIEQALKEMHDMAILAKENIDRAYASLVNEDMSQSKLISDVEYRIDFLTNKLTNFFIKISLVNKFAEDEKLIGGLHHVTNDIERLGDYAVLMVKETNYMKENNVKFLDQTKEELDLIYRNICEMFNLGFDAFSKRRTENFRKISNLHKEIKKQIASTRDEHVVRLSSGMYPVEVSKSIYSVLFSLQRISDHIVNIAYSIRSTTGSKTEALQAIENERKKKENAYR, encoded by the coding sequence ATGGAAATTTTGATGAATTTACTACTTATGTTAGGCGGAGTCGCTGTATTTATGTTTGGTATGAAGCAGATGAGCTCTGGTTTGGAACGAAGTGCAGGTTCAGGAATACGAAACCTTTTTAAAAAAATCAATAAAAACAGTATCTTTAATTATGGAATTGGAGTCGGAGCTACTGCACTGGTACAATCTTCTTCAGCTTCTTCCATTATGACAGTGGGACTTGCTCATGCCAATATTGTAACAGTTAAGCAAGGTTCAGGCTTTATCTTAGGAGCTAAAGTTGGTACCACGCTTACAGCATTTATATTTGCTCTTTCTGGAATAAGCAAAGGCGGCTTTAGCATTAGTTCTGTTTTTGCAGCGGTTGCGTTTGTTGGTGTCATCATCGTTTTTTCAACTAATAACGAAACTCTTAATAAAATTGCGCCATTTTTAATAGGATTTGGAATGTTGTTTATAGGTATGGAAGTAATGGGAACTGCAATTGGTGGGGCAGATTCAACACTGAGCATACAACTTTCTAAAGTGTTCAAATATGAAATTATGCAAAATCCTATCTTGCTGGTGATATTAGGAATTCTCTTTACAGGAATTATTCAGTCATCTACAGCAGCAACGGGTGTTTTTATAGCTTTTTTGGCTACAGGAGTTATCAATAATATAGATCAATCGTTTTTCTTAGTGATGGGAGCAAATATAGGAACCTGTAGCGATGGCATTATGGCATCTTTATCCACGAATGCTAACGGAAAGCGTATCGCATTATTCCATCTGCTTACTAGTGTAATTGGAGCAGTGAGTTTTTCTATTATTCTAGTTCTTTTTAGAACACCCATTATCAATATATTTGAAAGTTTATTCCCGCAAAACCCTCAGTTTAGCCTTGCAACATTTAACCTAATTTATAATACGATTTACACCTTGGTGTTACTGATATTTATAGACCCGTTAGTCAATTTAGTTACAAGGTTAGTTAAAGATAAGCAACAGAAGTTGGAAGAAGTATCGTATATTGATGAGCATTTCTTGCAAACTCCAGTGGTAGCTATTGAACAAGCATTAAAGGAAATGCATGATATGGCTATTCTCGCAAAGGAGAATATTGATCGTGCTTATGCATCATTAGTAAATGAAGATATGAGTCAAAGTAAATTAATTTCCGATGTTGAATATCGTATTGATTTCTTAACCAATAAGCTCACAAACTTTTTCATCAAAATTTCATTAGTGAATAAATTTGCTGAAGATGAAAAACTAATCGGAGGATTGCATCATGTAACAAATGATATTGAGAGGTTGGGTGATTATGCGGTACTTATGGTTAAAGAAACTAATTATATGAAAGAAAATAATGTAAAGTTTTTAGATCAGACCAAAGAAGAACTTGACCTAATCTACAGGAATATATGCGAAATGTTTAACTTAGGATTTGATGCGTTTTCAAAGCGTAGAACGGAGAATTTTAGGAAGATTTCAAATCTTCACAAGGAAATTAAAAAGCAGATAGCTTCTACCCGTGACGAACATGTGGTACGCCTAAGTTCTGGCATGTACCCAGTTGAGGTATCAAAAAGCATTTATTCCGTTTTGTTTTCATTGCAAAGGATATCGGACCATATTGTTAACATAGCTTACTCCATTCGATCCACCACAGGAAGTAAAACAGAAGCATTGCAAGCCATTGAAAATGAAAGAAAAAAAAAGGAGAATGCATATCGCTAG
- a CDS encoding alpha/beta fold hydrolase gives MGYYVTVEANVNIYVEDLNPGGNRTIIFLHGWPGSSNLFEYQFNQLPKQGYRCIGIDTRGFGNSDRPWNGYDYNRLADDVRYVIDALKLKHFTLGGHSTGGAIAIRYMARHSGYGVSKLALFAAAAPSLIKRPNFPYGIDKEIVLKIIQGTYNDRPKMLQDFGDIFFYQRISEALSDWFFQIGLQAAGWSTAAIANTWINEVLFSDLNAINVPTLIIHGIHDKVVPFTLGEIQNQTIKNSKLIPFKYSGHATFYDERDKFNDELVKFIEE, from the coding sequence GTGGGATACTATGTTACTGTTGAAGCAAATGTGAATATCTATGTTGAGGATCTTAACCCAGGGGGAAATAGGACAATAATATTTCTGCATGGCTGGCCTGGGAGCAGCAATTTGTTTGAATATCAGTTTAACCAGCTTCCAAAGCAGGGTTACAGATGCATAGGAATAGACACAAGAGGATTCGGAAATTCAGATAGACCTTGGAATGGATATGATTATAACCGATTGGCAGACGATGTTCGATATGTGATTGATGCACTCAAATTAAAACATTTCACACTTGGTGGACATTCAACTGGAGGAGCTATTGCAATAAGATATATGGCTAGGCACAGCGGATATGGGGTATCAAAACTAGCTCTTTTTGCTGCGGCAGCTCCTAGTCTTATAAAACGTCCTAATTTTCCTTATGGTATAGACAAAGAAATAGTTTTAAAAATTATTCAGGGAACATATAATGATCGACCAAAAATGCTTCAGGATTTCGGCGATATATTTTTCTACCAGCGTATAAGCGAAGCATTATCAGATTGGTTCTTTCAAATAGGATTACAGGCAGCTGGGTGGTCAACAGCAGCTATTGCAAATACTTGGATAAATGAAGTATTATTCTCTGATTTAAATGCAATAAATGTTCCGACATTAATCATTCATGGCATTCATGACAAAGTCGTTCCATTTACACTAGGTGAAATACAAAACCAAACAATTAAAAACTCAAAGCTTATACCATTTAAATACAGCGGTCATGCCACTTTCTATGATGAACGCGATAAATTCAACGATGAATTGGTTAAATTTATAGAAGAATAA
- a CDS encoding peptidoglycan-binding protein, translated as MMNKRIQNDSSLVVKKRLITEFKQAVAILLALLVLFLPLASNAHSGRTDSSGGHRDNNNKSGLGSYHYHHGYGPHLHTNGECPYSVTTKDTKKSTSTNAEKSISLTKSKIIQIQEKLNKLGYDCGKADGVIGNKTKAAIKAFQKEKGLVVDGVIGSKTLKALGL; from the coding sequence ATGATGAATAAAAGAATTCAAAATGATAGTTCATTAGTAGTGAAAAAAAGGTTGATAACAGAATTTAAACAAGCAGTAGCTATTCTATTGGCTTTACTAGTATTATTTTTACCATTAGCTTCAAATGCACATTCTGGCAGAACTGATTCCTCTGGAGGCCACAGAGATAACAATAATAAGTCTGGTTTGGGTTCATATCATTACCATCATGGTTATGGCCCTCATTTACATACAAATGGTGAATGTCCATATTCAGTCACAACTAAAGATACTAAAAAGTCTACATCTACAAATGCTGAAAAATCTATATCCCTCACAAAGTCAAAAATCATTCAAATTCAGGAAAAGTTGAATAAATTAGGATATGATTGCGGTAAAGCTGATGGAGTGATAGGAAATAAAACAAAAGCTGCTATAAAAGCATTTCAAAAAGAAAAGGGATTAGTGGTCGATGGAGTTATTGGTTCTAAAACCCTTAAGGCTCTTGGATTATAA
- a CDS encoding nitroreductase family protein — translation MKKLSILTCSIFFLVMLSACGQSVTTNQVSSQTAQKAYSAAAELLTSVKTTQAFSEEQIPSEDVEAILKAGINAPSAMNTQPWHFSVVTDKDVLEKISGDMSGGMPGGAPPKGAVPPKDASKPQGTPPQGEADKVPSNPPPGTGMPKSGVKKAGIADAPLVIIISCKEGSQFDAGLACQNMAAEAQLLEYGSKILTSPTIALNSSKQAEYKKLLGTPDDHTFVAALLVGKASSSDDKVDSVSSASVRNSFSDMVTYVKP, via the coding sequence ATGAAAAAGCTATCAATACTTACATGCTCAATCTTTTTTCTTGTTATGCTGTCCGCCTGCGGTCAGTCAGTTACTACAAATCAGGTATCCTCGCAAACAGCCCAAAAAGCATACAGTGCAGCTGCAGAATTACTTACTAGTGTAAAAACAACTCAGGCTTTTTCAGAAGAACAAATTCCATCAGAAGATGTTGAAGCAATCTTGAAAGCAGGCATCAATGCACCAAGTGCCATGAATACACAGCCCTGGCATTTTTCTGTTGTTACAGACAAGGATGTGCTGGAAAAAATATCTGGAGATATGAGTGGAGGTATGCCAGGTGGAGCTCCACCGAAGGGTGCTGTTCCACCAAAAGATGCATCTAAGCCACAAGGAACTCCTCCGCAGGGTGAAGCAGACAAAGTTCCGTCTAATCCACCTCCAGGTACAGGGATGCCTAAGTCAGGAGTCAAAAAAGCAGGTATAGCTGATGCACCGCTGGTTATTATTATTTCCTGTAAGGAAGGCTCTCAATTCGATGCTGGACTAGCTTGCCAGAACATGGCTGCAGAAGCACAATTGCTGGAATATGGTTCAAAAATTCTTACCTCTCCCACAATTGCGCTCAATAGCAGCAAACAGGCAGAATACAAAAAGCTCTTGGGAACACCTGATGATCATACCTTTGTAGCGGCGTTGCTGGTTGGAAAAGCTTCATCGTCAGATGATAAAGTGGATAGTGTGTCAAGTGCTAGTGTCCGTAATTCTTTTTCTGATATGGTCACATATGTAAAACCATAA
- a CDS encoding type II toxin-antitoxin system Phd/YefM family antitoxin has translation MQIQNYVKEYATNTNYNRPRNTNEISDLCHKHNEPIFITKNGYGDLVVMSIETYEHQLALVDVYRNLAQAEQEIANGTPLLDGKNVFKALRKNIPEDNYSLKFSKKASPTRQNP, from the coding sequence ATGCAAATTCAAAATTATGTGAAAGAATATGCCACAAATACGAACTATAACAGACCTAGAAATACAAATGAAATATCTGATTTATGTCACAAGCATAACGAGCCAATATTTATAACAAAAAATGGATATGGCGATTTAGTTGTGATGAGTATTGAAACATATGAACACCAGCTTGCACTGGTTGATGTATATAGAAATCTTGCACAAGCTGAGCAGGAAATAGCTAATGGTACTCCTTTACTAGATGGAAAAAATGTCTTTAAAGCATTGAGGAAAAATATACCAGAGGATAATTACAGTTTGAAATTCAGTAAAAAAGCCAGCCCAACACGTCAAAACCCATAA
- the sigK gene encoding RNA polymerase sporulation sigma factor SigK, with protein sequence MLFPAIVSGLLNNIFLMLGYVSNVNSFPQPLSPEEEMYYVEAYKNGNEEARNVLIERNLRLVAHIVKKYGSCGNDSDDLISIGTIGLIKAISTFNMDKGTRLATYAARCIENEILMQIRATKKIQNEVSLQDPIGVDKEGNEITLIDLISNDSESVVDEVELKMQVKKLYSKMKATLKNREKVVLELRYGLQNGTSKTQREIAKMLGISRSYVSRIEKKAIKKLSKELKPDGY encoded by the coding sequence ATGCTATTTCCAGCAATTGTTAGTGGGCTGCTAAACAACATTTTCCTCATGCTGGGTTACGTTTCAAATGTGAATTCCTTTCCTCAGCCATTAAGTCCTGAGGAGGAAATGTACTACGTTGAGGCATATAAAAATGGCAATGAGGAAGCAAGGAATGTTCTGATTGAGAGAAACTTAAGGCTTGTTGCACACATTGTAAAGAAATATGGCTCTTGTGGCAATGATAGCGATGACCTTATTTCTATAGGCACAATAGGATTAATTAAAGCAATATCAACCTTCAACATGGATAAGGGTACTCGTCTTGCAACTTATGCTGCTAGATGTATTGAAAATGAAATTTTAATGCAGATTAGAGCAACTAAAAAGATTCAAAATGAGGTTTCACTACAAGACCCAATTGGAGTGGATAAGGAAGGCAATGAAATTACGCTTATCGACCTGATTAGCAATGACTCTGAGTCAGTGGTGGATGAGGTCGAACTAAAAATGCAGGTTAAGAAGCTCTATAGCAAAATGAAAGCAACTCTTAAAAACAGAGAAAAGGTTGTACTGGAGTTAAGATACGGTTTGCAAAACGGAACAAGTAAAACTCAGAGAGAAATAGCAAAAATGCTTGGGATATCAAGATCATACGTATCAAGAATCGAAAAGAAGGCAATAAAGAAATTAAGCAAAGAACTGAAACCTGATGGCTACTAA
- a CDS encoding manganese catalase family protein, translating into MYLIDNIVGTEELGHLEMVSTIVYQLTRGLTIDEIKASGFDTYFVDHTTALYPIAASGMPFTATVFQSKGDTITDLTEDLAAEQKARTTYDNILRFADDPDVRDPIKFLREREIVHFQRFGEALRVAQEKMDSKNYYAYNPQFDKK; encoded by the coding sequence ATGTACCTTATCGATAACATAGTAGGTACAGAAGAATTGGGGCACTTGGAAATGGTTTCGACCATAGTTTATCAGCTTACACGCGGACTGACAATTGATGAAATTAAGGCAAGCGGTTTTGATACCTATTTTGTAGACCATACAACAGCATTATATCCTATTGCAGCGTCCGGTATGCCATTTACAGCAACAGTATTTCAATCAAAAGGAGATACAATAACTGATTTAACTGAAGATTTAGCTGCGGAACAAAAAGCCAGAACTACCTACGACAATATTCTCAGATTTGCAGATGACCCAGATGTAAGGGATCCAATCAAGTTCCTGCGTGAAAGAGAGATTGTACATTTCCAGCGTTTTGGTGAAGCACTGAGAGTTGCACAAGAAAAAATGGATTCTAAGAATTACTATGCTTATAATCCACAATTTGACAAGAAATAG
- a CDS encoding recombinase family protein, with product MKVKVGAYCRVSTDKDDQINSLESQKKYFNDYIKSKGEWELVDIYADEGISGTQVKNRIEFQRMIEDARNRRLDLILTKEISRFARNTLDSIEYTRMLRKLGIGVIFINDNINTLDGDGELRLTIMAGIAQDESRRTSERVKWGQKRRMEQGVVFGRELLGYSLKKGVLTVNEEEAQIVRMIFHKYAIEGKGTHIIARELYEAGIKSKKHRNKWSNGAILKILKNEKYVGDLLQKKTITPDYLDHKKKYNEGEEEFVYIKNHHSPIIERDLWEKTKLELQKRTSSGEQRSKYSNRYWCSGKVICGECGSKFICKSKKLKNGARYIAWICQQAKTQGKRRVDENGNTIGCNNESINHIIVSDAVNYILQLISYDKEQILAELMTEIKKLKHGQNIRSLEPLLRKIDTLIEKKQDVINLQIEGSISKDDMILMIKKYDKEIEKLKNEVESIEKYNFKSKEDNLQLYTDRIKAMLNGLKGNDFNEIYKRMVDKIIVFKNKTLEIYLSYMPASIKIHYNTVGRGENYNAVYELIIEI from the coding sequence ATGAAAGTTAAAGTTGGTGCATATTGCAGGGTTTCAACAGATAAAGATGACCAAATAAATTCTCTTGAGAGTCAAAAAAAATATTTTAATGATTATATAAAAAGCAAAGGCGAATGGGAATTGGTTGACATATATGCAGACGAAGGCATTAGCGGCACCCAGGTGAAAAACAGAATTGAATTTCAAAGAATGATTGAGGATGCACGAAATAGGAGGCTGGATTTGATTTTAACTAAAGAAATATCTCGATTCGCGAGAAACACATTGGATAGTATAGAATATACTCGTATGCTAAGGAAATTGGGAATTGGTGTGATTTTTATAAATGATAATATAAATACTCTAGATGGTGATGGAGAATTAAGACTTACAATTATGGCAGGTATTGCACAGGATGAAAGCAGAAGAACTTCTGAAAGAGTAAAATGGGGACAAAAAAGAAGGATGGAGCAAGGGGTTGTATTTGGCAGAGAATTATTAGGATACTCGCTCAAAAAAGGTGTTTTAACAGTAAATGAAGAAGAGGCCCAAATTGTAAGAATGATTTTTCATAAATACGCAATTGAGGGGAAGGGTACTCACATTATTGCAAGAGAATTATATGAGGCTGGTATTAAATCTAAAAAGCATAGAAATAAATGGTCAAATGGAGCAATTCTAAAAATTTTAAAAAATGAAAAGTATGTTGGTGATTTATTACAGAAAAAAACAATAACACCTGACTATTTGGATCACAAAAAGAAGTACAATGAAGGTGAGGAGGAATTTGTTTACATAAAAAATCACCATTCACCAATTATTGAAAGAGACCTGTGGGAGAAAACTAAGCTGGAATTGCAAAAAAGAACTAGTTCAGGGGAGCAAAGAAGCAAGTATAGCAATAGATATTGGTGCTCAGGAAAAGTAATTTGCGGTGAATGCGGTAGTAAATTTATTTGTAAAAGTAAAAAGCTAAAAAATGGAGCACGCTACATAGCATGGATATGCCAACAAGCGAAAACACAAGGAAAAAGAAGAGTTGATGAAAATGGAAATACAATCGGATGTAACAATGAAAGTATTAATCATATTATAGTGAGCGATGCAGTTAATTATATCTTACAATTAATCAGCTATGATAAGGAGCAGATATTAGCAGAATTAATGACTGAAATTAAGAAATTAAAGCATGGCCAGAATATCAGAAGCCTTGAGCCATTATTAAGAAAAATTGACACACTAATTGAGAAAAAGCAGGATGTTATCAATTTGCAGATAGAGGGCAGCATATCAAAAGATGATATGATTTTAATGATTAAAAAGTATGACAAGGAAATTGAAAAATTAAAAAATGAAGTTGAGTCTATAGAGAAATATAATTTTAAAAGCAAAGAAGATAATTTGCAATTATATACTGATAGAATAAAGGCAATGTTAAACGGACTAAAGGGCAATGATTTTAACGAGATATATAAAAGAATGGTTGATAAAATCATCGTATTCAAAAACAAAACTTTAGAAATATATTTATCATATATGCCGGCTTCTATAAAAATTCATTATAATACGGTTGGCAGAGGAGAAAATTATAATGCAGTTTATGAACTTATTATTGAAATTTAA
- a CDS encoding sensor histidine kinase, which produces MIETVIEFSRYYIALLFGTAVAVSFAGLVRTWKNHLAVGCFTVILFILQIIFLASFGMEVTLKIYPLISHLPVAIFIALYIKRSWLISLTSVFVSFLCCQPPRWIGAVIGEIFDSASMDHVGYIATAFLMYWLLHRYVVMSVRHLMERSVKSCLLFGAIPAFYYLFDYATIVYTDFLYSGARVAVQFMPFVTSAFYFVFVLMYYSETQKQTRIQRERDILDTQFRQTQTEFNSLKQMQQIAASYRHDMRHHFALLQGLAAKGQIEEIKKYLQTAQSDMDAITPVRYCQNETVNLILSNFATKAKQSRVQLEIDLKLTDSLPFSDTELCSLLSNALENAIQASEHIFDSNKRIIRLRMYSKNNKLCIDIRNRYQLEPIFQNGMPVSKEQGHGFGTKSMDYIVEKNGGVYQFSVEDGWFIFQATT; this is translated from the coding sequence ATGATAGAAACTGTCATAGAATTCTCTCGTTACTATATTGCCCTGCTGTTTGGCACGGCAGTTGCGGTTAGTTTTGCTGGGCTGGTTCGTACATGGAAAAATCATTTAGCTGTCGGTTGCTTTACTGTCATATTATTTATTTTACAAATAATCTTCTTAGCTTCCTTTGGTATGGAAGTAACTCTTAAAATATATCCTCTGATTTCTCACTTGCCGGTTGCTATTTTTATTGCTCTTTACATAAAGCGCTCATGGCTTATTTCATTAACCAGTGTGTTTGTATCATTTCTATGCTGTCAACCTCCACGCTGGATTGGTGCTGTTATAGGAGAAATCTTTGACAGTGCATCTATGGATCATGTTGGATATATTGCCACCGCGTTTCTGATGTACTGGCTTTTGCATAGATATGTTGTGATGTCTGTTAGACATCTCATGGAACGCTCGGTGAAGTCCTGTCTGCTATTTGGTGCTATACCGGCCTTTTACTATCTATTTGACTATGCAACCATTGTTTACACCGATTTTTTATATAGTGGGGCTCGAGTAGCCGTACAGTTCATGCCCTTCGTGACATCTGCATTTTATTTTGTGTTTGTACTAATGTACTATTCAGAAACGCAGAAACAAACAAGAATACAAAGAGAGAGGGATATTTTGGATACCCAGTTTCGGCAGACCCAAACTGAATTTAATTCTCTGAAGCAGATGCAGCAGATTGCCGCATCCTATCGACATGACATGCGCCACCATTTCGCTTTATTACAGGGACTTGCAGCTAAGGGTCAAATAGAGGAGATTAAAAAATATCTACAGACTGCTCAGTCTGACATGGACGCTATTACGCCCGTACGCTATTGTCAAAACGAAACTGTCAATTTGATTTTGTCCAACTTTGCCACTAAAGCAAAACAGTCGAGAGTCCAGTTAGAGATAGATTTGAAGCTTACTGATTCGCTGCCCTTTAGCGACACCGAACTTTGTTCGCTATTGTCAAATGCCTTGGAAAACGCTATACAGGCCTCGGAACATATATTTGACAGCAATAAGCGCATTATACGGTTACGTATGTATTCCAAGAATAACAAGCTTTGTATTGATATCCGCAACAGATATCAGCTTGAGCCAATATTTCAAAATGGTATGCCTGTATCAAAGGAACAGGGGCATGGCTTTGGCACAAAAAGCATGGATTATATTGTGGAAAAGAATGGTGGTGTATACCAGTTTTCAGTTGAGGATGGCTGGTTTATCTTTCAAGCAACCACATAA
- a CDS encoding LytTR family DNA-binding domain-containing protein, producing the protein MRSGKVIECKESFSSVCDNLLKFGCFVKTHRSYIVNMQYVDAIEKQQIVLQTLSTIPVAQGKVREIKQQYLKYQMEGV; encoded by the coding sequence TTGCGTTCTGGAAAGGTGATTGAATGTAAAGAGTCTTTTTCCTCTGTCTGCGATAATCTTCTGAAATTTGGGTGCTTTGTTAAAACACATCGCTCCTATATTGTTAATATGCAGTATGTGGATGCCATTGAAAAGCAGCAAATTGTACTGCAGACACTTTCAACTATCCCTGTTGCACAGGGCAAGGTGCGTGAAATTAAGCAGCAATATCTGAAATATCAAATGGAGGGAGTATAA
- a CDS encoding manganese catalase family protein — protein sequence MFKHDKALLHEVKVDGPNIMYASMMQEQLGGPHGELKAAMQYLSQSLRIKDPEIKDLFLDIASEELSHMEMVATTVNLLNGHVLDAKDATVGTIQAHVSTGLTPGLTSASGQYWTAAYIEETGDLAADILSNIAAEQRAKVVYQYLYRQITDKGVRETIDFLLNREEAHNTMFREAFNRLQDTGSLKDWGITKDSKLYFNLSTPGDQFFNANNPQPPSFNSPNTTGTKM from the coding sequence ATGTTTAAACATGATAAAGCTTTATTACACGAGGTTAAAGTTGATGGACCTAACATAATGTACGCAAGTATGATGCAGGAACAATTAGGAGGGCCGCATGGAGAATTAAAAGCTGCAATGCAGTATTTGTCTCAGAGTCTTCGCATTAAGGATCCAGAAATCAAGGATTTATTTTTGGATATTGCCTCAGAAGAATTGAGTCATATGGAAATGGTAGCTACTACTGTTAACTTACTAAATGGGCATGTGCTTGATGCAAAAGATGCAACAGTAGGAACTATTCAAGCTCATGTTTCTACTGGACTTACACCAGGTTTAACAAGTGCATCTGGACAATACTGGACAGCTGCATATATTGAAGAAACAGGCGATCTTGCTGCTGATATATTATCAAATATTGCTGCTGAACAGAGAGCAAAAGTAGTTTATCAATATCTATACAGACAGATAACTGATAAAGGTGTTAGAGAAACAATTGATTTTCTGCTCAATCGTGAAGAAGCACATAACACCATGTTCAGAGAAGCTTTTAACAGATTGCAGGATACTGGCTCTTTGAAGGATTGGGGAATAACAAAAGACTCTAAGCTATACTTTAATCTTTCAACCCCAGGAGATCAATTTTTTAATGCAAATAATCCTCAGCCACCTAGCTTTAATTCTCCAAATACTACGGGGACTAAAATGTAA
- a CDS encoding AbrB/MazE/SpoVT family DNA-binding domain-containing protein: protein MKSTGIVRKVDELGRIVLPIELRRTFNIEEKDALEIYVDESTIILKKYEPACIFCNDASNVTNYKGKNICQSCMNELKKD, encoded by the coding sequence ATGAAATCGACAGGAATAGTAAGAAAAGTAGATGAATTAGGAAGAATAGTATTACCAATTGAGTTAAGAAGAACCTTTAATATTGAGGAAAAGGATGCTTTGGAAATATATGTAGATGAGTCAACAATTATATTGAAGAAGTACGAACCTGCATGCATTTTTTGCAATGATGCATCAAATGTAACCAATTACAAAGGTAAAAATATATGTCAATCATGCATGAATGAGTTGAAGAAGGACTAA